One Chitinophaga parva DNA segment encodes these proteins:
- a CDS encoding Ig-like domain-containing protein has translation MRTFFTPLKTLLLILSLLLGSIQAQAQLFTDAQLEHNDRDRYTAITRDNAGNIYVVRPSGAAGTAYEVAKYTNGQGTPTVIFSGLTADPPNLSYPYGITVDGQGNVFVVDGNLTGALSQGQIWKLAPGGGGSYSANVFVHDNYYTAIAHDGQDNIYTMEYDATTSLYGVAKYTAGSTTRTMLWSGLTPVNPSNPWGLVVDDLSNIYFTTFLEGGGSYDVGGDIVKLAPPYNSPVKLQHGNGYTALALDGSNNLYTLEYDAGLTSYDVRKYTNPVTANAPGTVIYNNLILNAGDPFTYPLGLAVQDNGAIYTADVFEDNTNNIFRGQLHRLTAPTTTVSSITRIGTSPTNTSSPAYTVTFSSTATGANASNFTTTTTGTASVGSITVTPVNSTTYTVTANGVTGDGTLRLNMTNNNGMGYTVTNLPFTTGEVYTIDKTAPTASLNINSGAAYTQTTGVTLTASATDASTPLQMRFSPDNATWSAYEPFATTKAYTLPAGDGVKNVYMQVLDAAGNVATVSDDITLDATAPTFSFTATPAAITSSSTASFMFTASEPNCTFAVSLDGGPFVPATSPLTLTGLADGPHTLVGKATDPAGNTGNINTFNWTIDTHAPTLVSITPPADGYYRAGTNLSFTIQYSENVTVTGTPFLQLDLGGVTRNASYTGGSGTNTLTFQYAVVNGDADNDGIGITPAIQLNGGTIQDQVSLDAATAFTAPALTNVRVKTSIPTVSVTMADPSPVNHAFTVTFTFSDPVTGFDNSDLTTSALVITPVTSADGGIIWTATVTPSVQGAGSIVVPANVAVDLAGNGNQSGSLNFDYDNIAPALNGVTTPGGTYKAGNTITFTAAYSEPVTVTGTPYISLEIGATTRQAAYSGGSGTSTLTFSYTVVNGDLDLDGPTANPAGIQLNGGTIRDAAQNDGGLAFANTYSNVLIDAVAPTVTSVDVPATGYYKAGQALTFTAHMSENVTVTGTPSINIDLGGVTRQAMFTGGSGSNALTFTYTVAAGDNDADGITADGNLQLNGGTVQDGAGNDAALALNNMGSTNLVFVDTNAPGVTLTSATADPTNGNITVTATFTEAVNNLGAAGVAVTNGTVSVLSGSGTNWSFTVIPAADGNVSITLNAGAAQDNAGNDNTVSNILSYVYDHTAPVVSSVSVPANGYYQAGQALTFTVHFSENVTATGVPQLPITIGTTTVNAAYTGGTGSQDLTFTYTTVAGDNDRDGIALGSALVLNGGSIKDAAGNDATLTLNSVASTSMVFIITTPPTVTSVEVPADGSYNATRVLTFKVHFSDFVSVSGTPTLPVTIGTNTVNANYLSGTGSNILVFTYQVVTGDNDNDGIALGSALELNGGAILDIANNAADLRLNNVPSTTGVLVDAIAPTVTLTPAPTGPVNHSIALTATFSEPVTGFTTAGVTVTNGAVSSITGSGTTYTVNITPTADGNVTATVSAGAAEDAATNSNTVSNTLTYVYDGTAPAPPVITGVAGANPSNVAVNTIKGTAEANAMITLTQDGTAITPFSADALGNWSYTTGNLVSGTYNFTATATDAAGNTSGVSNLYALVVDYVTPTVMNVAVPTTGSYKAGSLLTFIVSFNKALNVTGTPQLPITIGSSNVNADYVSGSGTMYLTFRYTVVAGDNDNDGITVGSALALNGGTIIDAASNLADLMLHMVDPTNNVLVDTRVPDVTLAPNATGPVKTNININITFTEPANNFTAGGITVSNGAVLNFSGSGATYTATIAPAADGNVTMQVNAGVAQDAAGNDNNASNQLVYSYDHTAPAAPVIVAATGGNPSHTAINTLSGAAEPNSTVTLTQNGAVAGSVTANAGGNWSYTTAGLADGTYNFTANATDDAGNTSVASNPYSLVVDLTAPVVSSVAAPAAGSYKAGTTQTFTVHFSEPVTVTGQPQLAYTIGSSTVNAGYVSGSGSTDLVFTYTVVAGDNDNDGITLGTLSLNGGTITDNAGNNADLTLHGVGNTTQVLVDTQAPDVTLSTAAVSPVNHAFTITVAFTEPVNALSLNLHNATAGTVTTTDNKTFTVVIIPTADGTVTAQVDAGASQDAAGNNNTASNILTLVYDATAPTITAVGVPAPKTYVAAENLDFTVTFNSDVIITGAPTLNIVVGSSTRQAALQTSTASTATFRYTVQPGDADADGITLPAALSLNGGSIADAAGNPADPTLHGAGTTTGVKVDAVPPVITAAQSFTAITESPVGTSIGTLAGNDPGGNGTLQHWTLTGDDAAGVGLAAFQLNATTGVLSVKNTTVLNQHVNETITLQVTVSDGYNTSAVQTVAVLIKPKFLAPTDITLSNNAVNERAPLHTAVGTFTTVTAQPNVTFTYTFAGGADDAAFTISGDQLQTNTTLDYATRPVYHIRIRSTDSNAQFTEKDFTINVNFVNQPPVINTIPNQAVCATTTPQTVAVSGISAVEAGQTYTLAVSANRNYFDALTITDDGSGKATIHYTEKADVSGSVQVTVVVKDNGGQANGGKDTRSTSFAINIAAPPVVTITSDVGLSINKGDYVHLEANADQATSYSWIGTTEIISGQQTATIYVRPLSDATYTVTVTNDQGCSNTASVNLQVSPEAKQNAANILTPNGDGQNDHWIVKNIDLFPDNEVKIFDRSGRLVYTKKGYTNDWTGTVNGQPLAEGTYYYIIDYGNGQPVAKGYITIVRDKY, from the coding sequence ATGCGTACATTTTTTACCCCGCTAAAAACCCTGCTGCTCATTCTCAGCCTGCTGCTTGGAAGTATACAGGCGCAGGCCCAGTTATTTACTGATGCACAGCTGGAACATAACGACCGTGACCGCTACACCGCCATCACAAGGGATAATGCAGGCAATATTTATGTAGTACGGCCCAGCGGCGCTGCAGGTACTGCCTATGAAGTAGCCAAGTATACTAACGGCCAGGGTACGCCCACCGTTATCTTCAGCGGGCTTACCGCCGATCCTCCTAATTTGTCTTATCCATACGGGATCACGGTAGATGGCCAGGGAAATGTTTTTGTAGTGGATGGTAATCTTACCGGGGCATTATCCCAGGGGCAGATCTGGAAGCTGGCACCGGGCGGCGGTGGCTCCTATTCAGCCAATGTATTTGTGCATGATAACTACTATACCGCTATTGCACATGACGGGCAGGATAATATTTACACCATGGAGTACGATGCTACTACAAGCCTCTATGGTGTGGCTAAGTATACAGCCGGCAGCACAACGCGTACCATGCTCTGGTCTGGTCTTACCCCCGTTAACCCGTCCAACCCGTGGGGACTGGTGGTAGACGATCTTTCCAATATCTATTTTACTACCTTCCTGGAAGGCGGTGGAAGCTATGACGTGGGTGGCGACATCGTAAAACTGGCCCCGCCTTACAACAGCCCGGTGAAACTGCAACACGGCAATGGCTATACGGCCCTGGCGCTTGATGGTTCCAATAACCTTTATACACTGGAATATGATGCAGGCCTTACCAGTTATGATGTGCGCAAATACACGAACCCAGTTACAGCCAATGCACCTGGGACGGTAATTTATAATAATCTCATCCTCAATGCAGGAGATCCTTTTACTTACCCGCTGGGCCTTGCCGTCCAGGACAACGGCGCGATCTACACCGCCGATGTTTTTGAAGACAATACCAATAATATTTTCAGGGGACAGCTTCACCGGCTTACTGCACCCACTACTACAGTAAGTTCCATTACCCGCATCGGAACATCCCCCACCAATACCAGTTCACCCGCTTACACCGTTACTTTCAGCAGCACCGCCACCGGGGCAAATGCCAGTAACTTTACCACTACCACAACGGGTACTGCCAGCGTTGGCAGCATTACCGTAACGCCGGTAAACAGCACCACTTATACTGTTACTGCCAACGGGGTAACCGGTGATGGTACCCTGCGCCTGAATATGACGAATAACAACGGCATGGGCTATACGGTGACCAACCTGCCATTTACAACGGGAGAGGTGTACACTATTGATAAAACAGCGCCTACAGCGTCCCTGAACATTAACAGCGGCGCAGCGTATACCCAAACCACGGGTGTAACATTAACGGCATCTGCCACGGATGCCAGTACACCCCTGCAGATGCGCTTCTCCCCGGACAATGCAACCTGGAGCGCCTATGAACCGTTTGCGACTACGAAAGCTTATACGCTGCCTGCGGGAGATGGTGTGAAGAATGTATATATGCAGGTGCTGGATGCCGCCGGCAACGTAGCCACGGTATCAGATGATATTACACTGGATGCCACGGCACCTACTTTTAGTTTTACTGCTACGCCTGCCGCTATTACCAGCAGCAGTACGGCTTCCTTCATGTTTACAGCCAGCGAGCCGAATTGCACCTTCGCAGTAAGCCTGGATGGCGGTCCTTTCGTACCAGCTACCAGCCCCTTAACACTTACTGGCCTGGCAGATGGCCCGCATACACTGGTGGGCAAGGCCACAGATCCCGCGGGCAACACTGGTAACATCAATACATTCAACTGGACCATCGATACCCATGCCCCCACGCTGGTGAGTATTACACCGCCTGCGGATGGGTATTACCGCGCCGGGACGAACCTGTCGTTTACGATCCAGTATAGTGAAAATGTAACGGTAACCGGTACGCCCTTCCTGCAACTGGACCTGGGCGGTGTAACCCGCAATGCCAGCTACACCGGCGGCTCCGGTACCAATACCCTCACCTTCCAGTATGCCGTGGTAAATGGTGATGCAGACAATGATGGTATCGGCATTACACCCGCCATACAGCTCAATGGCGGTACCATCCAGGACCAGGTGAGCCTGGACGCAGCCACCGCATTTACAGCCCCTGCTCTTACGAACGTGCGTGTGAAGACAAGCATTCCCACCGTATCAGTGACCATGGCTGATCCCTCACCCGTTAATCATGCCTTCACCGTTACCTTTACTTTCTCCGACCCGGTAACAGGTTTTGATAACAGCGACTTGACAACATCTGCACTGGTTATCACCCCGGTTACTTCTGCCGACGGTGGCATCATCTGGACAGCTACCGTAACACCCTCCGTGCAAGGCGCTGGCAGCATCGTTGTGCCGGCCAATGTGGCGGTGGACCTGGCAGGAAATGGCAACCAGTCCGGCTCCCTGAATTTTGATTATGATAATATAGCACCCGCGCTCAATGGGGTAACTACCCCCGGCGGCACTTATAAGGCCGGTAATACCATCACATTTACGGCTGCCTATAGTGAACCGGTGACCGTGACGGGTACACCTTACATCAGCCTTGAAATAGGCGCCACTACCCGCCAGGCTGCCTACAGCGGCGGCTCCGGTACCAGCACGCTTACCTTTAGTTATACTGTGGTTAATGGCGACCTGGACCTGGATGGCCCAACGGCCAACCCTGCAGGCATCCAGCTGAATGGAGGAACAATCCGGGATGCAGCACAGAATGATGGTGGCCTGGCATTCGCCAATACCTACAGCAACGTGCTGATAGACGCCGTGGCGCCCACTGTTACTTCCGTGGACGTACCGGCCACCGGCTACTATAAAGCCGGGCAGGCACTGACCTTCACCGCGCACATGAGTGAAAATGTAACGGTGACCGGTACACCTTCCATTAATATTGATCTGGGCGGTGTAACCCGGCAGGCCATGTTTACCGGCGGTTCTGGTTCCAATGCGCTTACGTTTACTTATACCGTAGCAGCAGGAGACAATGATGCTGACGGCATTACAGCAGACGGCAACCTGCAGCTGAATGGTGGTACCGTGCAGGATGGTGCAGGCAATGATGCTGCGCTGGCCCTGAATAACATGGGCAGTACCAACCTTGTATTTGTAGATACCAATGCGCCGGGCGTAACGCTGACTTCCGCCACCGCAGATCCAACCAACGGGAATATCACCGTAACGGCCACTTTCACAGAAGCAGTGAACAATCTTGGGGCGGCCGGTGTTGCCGTTACCAATGGTACGGTGTCCGTACTGAGTGGCAGTGGTACTAACTGGTCCTTCACCGTGATCCCTGCTGCAGATGGCAATGTATCCATTACCCTGAACGCCGGCGCCGCACAGGATAATGCAGGCAATGACAATACTGTTTCCAATATCCTCAGTTACGTTTACGACCACACCGCGCCCGTGGTAAGCAGTGTAAGTGTACCGGCAAATGGCTATTATCAGGCCGGCCAGGCGCTCACCTTCACCGTACACTTCTCTGAAAATGTAACGGCCACCGGTGTACCTCAACTGCCCATTACCATTGGCACTACCACGGTGAATGCAGCTTACACCGGCGGCACCGGGTCACAAGATCTAACTTTTACGTATACCACTGTAGCCGGCGACAACGACCGGGACGGTATCGCCCTGGGCAGTGCCCTGGTGCTGAACGGCGGCTCCATCAAAGATGCCGCGGGCAATGACGCCACGCTCACGCTGAATAGTGTTGCATCCACTTCCATGGTGTTCATCATTACCACACCTCCTACAGTAACCAGCGTAGAAGTGCCTGCAGATGGCAGCTACAATGCAACAAGGGTGCTCACTTTCAAGGTGCATTTCTCTGACTTTGTAAGTGTTAGCGGCACACCGACGTTACCCGTCACTATTGGCACCAACACGGTAAATGCAAACTATTTAAGTGGTACAGGCAGCAATATCCTGGTCTTTACTTACCAGGTGGTTACCGGCGACAATGACAATGACGGCATTGCCCTGGGCAGCGCGCTGGAACTGAATGGCGGTGCCATCCTGGATATTGCCAACAATGCAGCTGACCTCAGGCTGAACAATGTGCCTTCCACTACCGGTGTACTGGTAGATGCAATTGCTCCCACCGTAACATTGACACCCGCACCCACCGGGCCGGTGAATCACAGCATTGCGCTCACTGCCACCTTCAGTGAACCGGTAACCGGCTTCACCACCGCTGGTGTAACAGTAACAAATGGCGCTGTGAGCAGTATCACCGGCAGTGGTACCACTTATACGGTCAACATTACGCCCACGGCAGACGGTAACGTGACCGCTACCGTAAGTGCCGGCGCCGCAGAGGATGCCGCAACCAACAGCAACACAGTATCCAACACACTGACCTATGTATATGACGGCACCGCACCGGCACCGCCCGTGATCACGGGTGTGGCAGGGGCCAACCCGTCGAACGTAGCGGTGAATACGATCAAAGGCACGGCGGAGGCCAATGCAATGATCACCCTTACCCAGGATGGTACAGCCATTACCCCGTTCAGTGCAGATGCCCTGGGCAACTGGAGCTACACTACCGGCAACCTGGTAAGCGGTACTTATAACTTCACCGCCACCGCCACGGATGCCGCCGGCAATACCAGCGGTGTAAGTAATCTTTATGCGCTGGTGGTAGACTATGTAACACCCACGGTGATGAACGTAGCGGTGCCCACGACGGGTAGCTACAAAGCAGGCAGTTTGCTCACCTTCATCGTATCGTTCAATAAAGCCCTGAACGTAACCGGCACACCGCAGCTGCCCATCACCATTGGCAGCAGCAATGTAAATGCGGATTATGTAAGTGGCTCCGGCACGATGTACCTTACCTTCCGGTACACGGTGGTAGCAGGTGACAATGATAACGATGGTATTACAGTAGGCAGCGCATTGGCGCTGAACGGGGGCACGATCATAGATGCCGCTTCCAACCTAGCAGACCTTATGCTGCATATGGTGGATCCGACTAACAATGTGCTGGTAGACACCCGGGTCCCGGATGTAACCCTGGCGCCCAATGCCACCGGGCCGGTGAAGACGAACATTAATATCAATATCACGTTCACAGAACCGGCGAACAATTTCACGGCTGGCGGCATTACCGTAAGCAATGGCGCTGTGCTGAATTTCAGCGGCAGCGGGGCAACGTATACTGCCACCATTGCCCCGGCAGCAGATGGTAATGTAACGATGCAGGTAAATGCAGGTGTAGCCCAGGATGCAGCGGGCAATGACAACAATGCTTCTAACCAGCTGGTCTACAGCTATGACCATACAGCACCTGCTGCGCCGGTGATCGTTGCCGCAACCGGCGGCAACCCGTCACATACTGCGATCAATACCCTGTCCGGTGCCGCAGAGCCCAATAGTACCGTGACACTCACACAAAACGGCGCGGTGGCGGGCTCTGTTACGGCGAATGCCGGTGGCAACTGGTCTTACACCACCGCCGGCCTGGCAGATGGCACTTATAATTTTACCGCCAACGCCACCGACGACGCCGGCAACACCAGTGTAGCAAGCAATCCTTACAGCCTGGTGGTAGACCTGACGGCACCGGTAGTGAGCAGCGTGGCAGCGCCCGCAGCGGGCAGCTACAAGGCAGGTACTACCCAGACCTTCACCGTGCATTTCAGCGAACCGGTGACTGTAACCGGCCAGCCGCAGCTGGCATACACCATTGGCAGCAGTACGGTAAATGCCGGCTACGTAAGTGGCAGCGGCAGCACAGATCTCGTATTCACCTACACCGTGGTAGCGGGCGATAATGACAATGATGGTATTACCCTGGGCACCCTCTCGCTCAATGGTGGCACCATAACAGACAATGCTGGCAATAATGCGGATCTTACCCTGCATGGCGTGGGTAACACCACCCAGGTGCTGGTGGATACCCAGGCGCCGGATGTGACATTGAGCACTGCCGCCGTTTCACCGGTGAACCATGCATTCACCATCACGGTTGCATTTACTGAACCGGTGAACGCCCTGAGCCTGAACCTGCACAATGCTACAGCCGGTACCGTCACTACTACAGACAACAAGACCTTCACCGTGGTGATCATCCCCACGGCGGATGGTACGGTGACCGCGCAGGTAGATGCCGGCGCATCGCAGGATGCAGCAGGCAACAACAATACGGCCTCCAATATATTGACCCTCGTTTACGACGCCACTGCACCCACCATTACCGCGGTGGGCGTACCGGCGCCGAAGACATATGTAGCGGCAGAAAACCTCGACTTCACTGTGACCTTCAACAGTGATGTGATCATTACCGGTGCGCCCACGCTGAACATCGTGGTGGGAAGCAGCACCAGGCAGGCGGCCCTGCAAACCAGTACGGCATCCACCGCTACTTTCCGCTACACCGTACAGCCGGGCGATGCAGATGCAGACGGCATTACCCTGCCGGCAGCCCTCAGTCTTAATGGTGGCAGCATAGCAGATGCCGCCGGCAACCCGGCAGACCCTACCCTGCATGGTGCCGGCACTACCACGGGTGTGAAGGTGGACGCCGTACCGCCGGTGATCACGGCGGCACAAAGCTTCACCGCCATTACAGAAAGCCCCGTGGGCACCAGCATTGGTACCCTGGCGGGTAATGATCCGGGTGGCAACGGTACCCTGCAGCACTGGACCCTCACCGGCGATGACGCCGCAGGCGTGGGCCTCGCAGCCTTCCAGCTGAATGCCACTACTGGTGTGCTTTCCGTAAAGAACACCACGGTGCTGAACCAGCATGTGAATGAAACCATCACCCTGCAGGTGACGGTATCTGATGGCTACAACACCAGCGCGGTGCAAACGGTAGCGGTGCTCATTAAGCCCAAGTTCCTGGCACCCACAGACATTACCCTGAGCAACAATGCCGTGAATGAACGCGCACCGCTGCATACCGCGGTGGGTACATTTACCACGGTAACGGCACAGCCCAATGTTACTTTCACCTACACCTTTGCCGGCGGGGCGGATGACGCTGCCTTCACGATCAGTGGGGACCAGCTGCAAACCAATACCACCTTGGACTACGCCACCAGGCCGGTTTACCATATCCGCATCCGCAGCACGGATAGTAACGCGCAGTTTACAGAGAAAGACTTCACCATCAACGTGAACTTTGTGAACCAGCCACCGGTGATCAATACCATCCCGAACCAGGCTGTCTGCGCCACCACTACGCCGCAAACCGTGGCGGTAAGCGGTATCTCCGCGGTGGAAGCCGGGCAGACCTATACCCTGGCCGTAAGTGCTAACCGCAACTACTTTGACGCCCTTACCATCACAGACGATGGCAGCGGTAAAGCCACCATCCACTACACTGAAAAAGCGGATGTAAGCGGCAGCGTACAAGTGACCGTGGTGGTGAAAGACAATGGCGGCCAGGCCAATGGTGGTAAGGACACCCGCAGCACCAGCTTCGCCATTAACATTGCCGCACCGCCGGTAGTGACCATCACCAGCGATGTGGGCCTCTCCATTAACAAGGGCGATTATGTGCACCTGGAAGCCAATGCAGACCAGGCCACCAGCTACAGTTGGATAGGTACTACAGAGATCATCAGCGGACAGCAAACCGCCACCATTTATGTAAGACCGCTCTCTGACGCCACCTACACCGTAACGGTGACCAATGACCAGGGTTGCAGCAACACCGCCTCCGTGAACCTGCAGGTATCACCGGAAGCGAAACAAAATGCCGCCAACATCCTGACGCCCAACGGTGATGGCCAGAACGACCACTGGATAGTGAAGAACATAGACCTGTTCCCGGATAACGAGGTGAAGATCTTTGACCGGAGCGGCCGCCTGGTGTACACCAAGAAAGGCTACACCAACGACTGGACAGGCACCGTAAACGGTCAGCCCCTGGCAGAAGGCACTTACTATTATATCATTGATTACGGTAACGGCCAGCCGGTGGCGAAAGGATACATCACCATTGTCCGCGATAAGTATTAA
- a CDS encoding PorP/SprF family type IX secretion system membrane protein — MKKTFSGTSVRQARTTLRAAGRLLVVLALVTGCPGLAGQAWAQVAGTTPALLEPSATQYFQNQYLANPAMAGLDTGLHINAAYRRQWSDVQGSPTTKFLTADYYAGARVGVGLNIFNDQAGLIQRTRVGGSYAYHLPLAGDGVKKLHFGLTLAFNTAYIDRKNINGDNSDPSIGRFNQRDNYFEAEYGMAYTDKHLTIQGSLPNVFSLFKKEPNDAVNGGTIYYTAIGYRFLGGDAVSSVEPKIAYRGVQGYDNIWDFGANVEFLHNVFSVTGLYHTTKSFTAGVGFQYKNLLRLQGYYTSQTGGIKTYVDGTYEVALLINLFN, encoded by the coding sequence ATGAAAAAGACATTTTCCGGTACCAGCGTAAGACAGGCCCGCACCACCCTGCGGGCGGCGGGAAGATTATTGGTTGTACTGGCCCTGGTAACAGGCTGCCCGGGACTGGCCGGGCAGGCATGGGCGCAGGTGGCCGGTACCACGCCGGCTTTGCTGGAGCCTTCTGCCACCCAGTACTTCCAGAACCAGTACCTGGCCAACCCGGCCATGGCAGGCCTGGACACAGGATTGCATATCAACGCTGCCTACCGCCGCCAGTGGTCAGATGTGCAGGGATCTCCCACTACCAAATTCCTTACGGCAGATTATTACGCCGGCGCCAGGGTAGGGGTGGGGCTGAATATCTTCAACGACCAGGCAGGCCTTATCCAGCGCACCCGCGTGGGTGGTTCTTACGCTTACCATCTGCCCCTGGCGGGTGATGGGGTGAAGAAGCTGCACTTTGGTCTTACCCTGGCCTTCAACACAGCCTACATTGACCGTAAGAACATCAATGGGGATAATTCAGACCCGTCCATCGGCCGCTTTAACCAGCGGGATAATTACTTTGAAGCAGAGTACGGGATGGCCTACACCGATAAGCACCTGACCATTCAGGGTTCGCTGCCAAACGTGTTCAGCCTTTTTAAGAAAGAACCTAACGACGCCGTAAATGGAGGAACGATCTACTACACTGCCATCGGCTACCGCTTCCTGGGCGGCGATGCCGTAAGTTCCGTGGAGCCCAAGATCGCCTACCGGGGCGTGCAGGGATATGATAACATCTGGGACTTTGGCGCTAATGTGGAGTTCCTGCACAACGTGTTCAGCGTGACAGGCCTCTATCACACCACCAAGAGCTTCACGGCGGGCGTGGGTTTCCAGTATAAGAACCTGCTCCGCCTGCAGGGCTATTACACCTCGCAGACCGGTGGTATCAAAACCTACGTGGATGGCACCTACGAGGTAGCACTGCTTATCAACCTCTTTAACTAG
- a CDS encoding ArnT family glycosyltransferase: MWIALFFVTLLRLVFIPLMGMMPQDAYYFFYSQHLSLSYFDHPPAIAWMLRIFTTVFGRHVFALKLADSVVTALTVVMFYQLAGLFLSRARQQRAVILLLSTLMVTILGLVSTPDIPLLLMWTIALRFLYYAVFDNHKWSWIGAGVFMGLAFDSKYTAVLLPAGLLIFLVLSKPHRRWLLSGWYWASMLCFVIMTLPVVIWNVRNGFASFRFQSASRMQDASHGITFNPLDFLGVVGHQSALLLPVLFFFLLLLCWKTARRMFTRWKKISAEQLFLLSFFAPTFFGFFALSPIYWVKLNWMMPAYITGLIWVSIYFPWKWLRAQYWVSIVVHVALAVEVLFYVVPVRSDDTWVGWKTLSHEMQVLTNQHPDYFVFSADDYKTSAVLNFYLRDDVYGENILHRPALEFDFIGTELDDLAGRNAFFVDSNNNGDRPVPDTVYYPVALHKYFDSVKPLKQIRIIRGGTVVRTFMVYECLGYKPRE, translated from the coding sequence TTGTGGATAGCCCTTTTTTTCGTTACCCTGCTCCGGTTGGTGTTTATTCCGCTCATGGGCATGATGCCGCAGGACGCGTACTATTTTTTCTACAGTCAACACCTTTCCCTTTCTTACTTTGATCATCCGCCAGCCATTGCCTGGATGCTGCGCATTTTTACCACCGTGTTCGGGCGGCATGTGTTTGCGCTGAAGCTGGCAGACAGCGTGGTCACCGCGCTTACCGTGGTAATGTTTTACCAGCTGGCAGGCTTGTTCCTGTCCAGGGCACGCCAGCAGCGGGCAGTAATACTCCTGCTGTCCACGCTCATGGTCACGATCCTTGGCCTGGTTTCCACGCCGGATATTCCCTTGCTGCTCATGTGGACCATTGCGCTGCGTTTTCTTTACTACGCTGTTTTTGACAACCACAAGTGGAGCTGGATAGGCGCAGGAGTGTTCATGGGGCTTGCGTTTGACAGTAAATACACCGCCGTGCTGCTGCCGGCAGGATTGCTGATCTTCCTGGTCTTATCAAAGCCCCACCGGCGTTGGCTTTTAAGCGGCTGGTACTGGGCCAGTATGCTTTGTTTTGTGATCATGACACTGCCGGTGGTGATCTGGAACGTGCGGAATGGTTTTGCGTCCTTCCGCTTCCAGTCTGCCTCGCGTATGCAGGATGCCAGCCATGGCATTACATTTAATCCGTTGGATTTCCTGGGCGTGGTGGGGCACCAGTCTGCGTTGCTGCTGCCGGTCTTGTTTTTCTTTTTATTGTTGTTATGTTGGAAAACGGCCCGACGCATGTTTACCCGCTGGAAAAAGATATCTGCGGAACAGTTATTCCTGCTGAGTTTTTTTGCACCTACCTTCTTTGGTTTCTTCGCGCTGTCGCCCATTTATTGGGTGAAGCTGAACTGGATGATGCCCGCCTATATTACAGGCCTGATCTGGGTAAGCATATATTTTCCCTGGAAGTGGCTGCGGGCGCAGTATTGGGTATCCATCGTGGTGCATGTGGCCCTGGCAGTTGAAGTATTGTTCTACGTGGTGCCTGTGCGCTCTGATGATACCTGGGTGGGCTGGAAAACCTTGTCCCATGAAATGCAGGTGCTCACAAACCAGCACCCGGATTATTTTGTTTTTTCTGCGGATGATTACAAGACCTCCGCGGTCCTCAACTTCTACCTGCGCGATGATGTGTATGGAGAAAACATTCTGCACCGCCCGGCCCTGGAGTTTGACTTCATTGGCACGGAGCTGGACGACCTGGCAGGCCGCAATGCTTTCTTTGTAGACTCTAACAACAATGGCGACAGGCCTGTGCCCGATACTGTTTATTATCCTGTAGCCCTCCACAAATATTTTGACAGTGTAAAACCATTGAAGCAGATCCGCATTATACGGGGCGGCACAGTGGTGCGCACCTTCATGGTGTATGAGTGCCTTGGATATAAGCCGAGAGAATAA